One window of the Zea mays cultivar B73 chromosome 3, Zm-B73-REFERENCE-NAM-5.0, whole genome shotgun sequence genome contains the following:
- the LOC100275461 gene encoding uncharacterized protein LOC100275461, with the protein MAAVSSQDKEGALQLKQAGESKVFSKLFTRESSAAAPSFRVYYGVASAGSVPFLWESQPGTPKNDAVSTATLPPLTPPPSYYTARRQQHAAAARSHHRRTMSSSSSSSSAAGGTGRNKKKLLSAKHYTRIFSAILPKMILHRWSSATSSPSASSSSSSSSSSSRSAFSSSASASFRSARSPAACSSMTMRSRVFAFSAADEDGGEEEEEQAAAPMCFSVVRHESFRAFRGCRVAMTVKSALASVGAGGGHGHGAGPAAAQKV; encoded by the coding sequence ATGGCAGCCGTGAGCAGCCAGGACAAGGAGGGGGCTCTCCAGCTGAAGCAAGCAGGAGAGAGCAAGGTGTTCTCCAAGCTGTTCACCAGGGAGAGCTCGGCAGCGGCGCCGTCCTTCCGGGTGTACTACGGCGTCGCCTCGGCGGGCTCCGTGCCCTTCCTGTGGGAGTCGCAGCCGGGCACGCCCAAGAACGACGCCGTCTCCACGGCCACCCTGCCGCCGCTCACGCCGCCCCCGTCCTACTACACCGCCAGGCGGCAGCAGCACGCCGCGGCCGCGCGCAGCCACCACCGCAggaccatgtcgtcctcctcctcctcctcctccgccgccggcGGCACCGGCAGGAacaagaagaagctgctgtcggCCAAGCATTACACCAGAATCTTCAGCGCCATCCTGCCCAAGATGATCCTGCACAGGTGGTCGTCGGCCACGTCGTCgccctccgcctcctcctcctcctccagcaGCTCCTCGTCCTCGCGGTCGGCCTTCTCCTCCTCGGCGTCGGCGTCGTTCCGCAGCGCGCGGTCGCCCGCCGCGTGCTCGTCGATGACCATGCGGAGCCGGGTGTTCGCGTTCTCGGCCGCGGACGaggacggcggcgaggaggaggaggagcaggcgGCGGCGCCGATGTGCTTCAGCGTCGTCCGCCACGAGAGCTTCCGGGCGTTCAGGGGCTGCCGCGTCGCCATGACGGTGAAGAGCGCGCTGGCGTCCGTCGGCGCCGGCGGCGGCCACGGGCACGGTGCTGGGCCCGCCGCTGCACAGAAGGTGTAG